AGCTCCCCCTCGAACAGCACGGGGAGGATGACCAGGTCGTTGGGGTTGGTCTCGGCCAGGCCGGAGCGCAGCGTGATCGTACCGTCCGGCACCGCGCTGACCCGGATGGTACGGCGGGAGAGGGCGGCCTGCCCGACCAGTCCCTCACCGGGGCCGAAGGTGACGTCGTGGCCCCGGGCCACGTACCCGTAGGAGGCGGTCAGCCGCAGCCGGACCACGCCGTCGGAGTTGTCGGCGAGGAAGAACGCGCCGAGCTGCGCGTCGACCAGCGGGGTGACCTCCAGCATGATCATGCGGCAGACCTCGCCGAGGTCACGCTGCCCCTGGAGCAGGCCGCCGATGCGGGCCAGGTTGGAGTCGAGCCAGCCCTGCTCGGCGTTCTTCTTCGTCGTCTCCCGGAGGGTGACGATCATCTGGTTGATGTTGTCCTTCAGCTCGGCGACCTCGCCCTGCGCCTTGACCGCGATCCGTTGGGTCAGGTCGCCGCGGGTCACCGAGGTGGAGACCTGGGAGATCGCCCGGAGCTGGGTGGTCAGGGTGGAGGCGAGCTGGTTGACGTTCTCGGTGAGGTCCCGCCAGGTGCCGGAGACGCCCTTCACCTGGGCCTGACCGCCCAGCTTGCCCTCGATGCCGACCTCGCGGGCCACCCGGGTCACCTCGTCGGCGAACGACGAGAGCTGGTCGACCATCGTGTTCACCGTCGACTTGAGCTCCAGGATCTCGCCCTGCGCGTCCACGGTGATCTTCTGCGACAGGTCGCCCTTGGCGACGGCGGTGGTGACCGACGCGATGTTGCGGACCTGGGAGGTGAGGTTCGACGCCATCGAGTTCACGTTGTCGGTGAGGTCCCGCCAGGTGCCGGAGACGCCCTTCACCTGGGCCTGACCGCCCAGCTTGCCCTCGGTGCCCACCTCGCGGGCCACCCGGGTCACCTCGTCGGCGAACGACGAGAGCTGGTCCACCATCGTGTTCACCGTCGACTTGAGCTCCAGGATCTCGCCCTGCGCGTCCACGGTGATCTTCTGCGAGAGGTCGCCCTTCGCCACCGCCGTGGAGACCTGGGCGATGTTGCGGACCTGCGAGGTGAGGTTCGACGCCATCGAGTTCACGTTGTCGGTCAGGTCGCGCCAGGTGCCGGCCACCCCGCGTACCTGGGCCTGCCCGCCGAGCTTGCCCTCGGTGCCCACCTCACGCGCCACCCGGGTCACCTCGTCGGCGAACGACGAGAGCTGGTCCACCATCGTGTTCACCGTGTTCTTCAGCTCCAGGATCTCGCCCCGGGCGTCGACGGTGATCTTCTGCGACAGGTCGCCCTTGGCGACGGCGGTGGTGACCGACGCGATGTTGCGGACCTGGGAGGTGAGGTTCGACCCCATCGAGTTCACGTTGTCGGTGAGGTCCCGCCAGGTGCCGGAGACCCCCTTCACCTGGGCCTGACCACCCAGCTTGCCCTCGGTGCCCACCTCACGCGCCACCCGGGTCACCTCGTCGGCGAACGACGAGAGCTGGTCCACCATCGTGTTCACCGTGTCCTTCAGCTCCAGGATCTCGCCCCGGGCATCCACGGTGATCTTCTGCGACAGGTCGCCCTTCGCCACGGCGGTGGAGACCTGGGAGATGTTGCGGACCTGGCTGGTCAGGTTGCCGGCGAGCTGGTTGACGTTCTCGGTGAGGTCCCGCCAGGTGCCGGAGACGCCCCGGACCTGGGCCTGACCGCCGAGCTTGCCCTCGGTGCCCACCTCACGCGCCACCCGGGTCACCTCGTCGGCGAACGACGAGAGCTGGTCCACCATCGTGTTCACGGTGTCCTTCAGCTCCAGGATCTCGCCCTGCGCCGCGACGGTGATCTTCTGGGACAGGTCGCCCCGGGCCACCGCCGTGGAGACCTGGGCGATGTTGCGGACCTGCGCGGTGAGGTTGGACGCCATCGAGTTGACGCTGTCGGTCAGGTCCTTCCAGGTGCCGGCGACGTTCGGCACCTCCGCCTGGCCGCCGAGCTTGCCCTCGGTGCCCACCTCGCGGGCCACCCGGGTCACCTGCTCGGCGAAGAGCCGCAGCGTGTCGGTGAGCGTGTTCACGGTGTCGGCCAGCGCGGCGACCTCGCCCTTCGCCGACACGGTGATCTTCTGCGACAGGTCGCCCCGGGCCACCGCCGTGGCCACCTGCGAGATCGACCGCACCTGGTGGGTCAGGTTCGACGCCATCGTGTTCACCGAGTCGGTGAGGTCCTTCCAGGTGCCGGCCACCCCGCGCACGTCGGCCTGCGCGCCCAGCTTGCCCTCGGTGCCGACCTCACGCGCCACCCGGGTCACCTCGCTGGAGAACGAGGAGAGCTGGTCGACCATGGTGTTCACGGTCTTGCCGATCCGCAGGAACTCGCCGCGCAACGGCCGACCGTCCATCTCCAGCGCCATGTGCTGGGAGAGGTCGCCGTCCGCCACCGCCACGATGACCCGGGCGATCTCGGTGGTGGGCCGCCCCAGGTCGTCGATCAGCGAGTTGACCGCCCGCTGCCCCTCCGCCCAGGAGCCCTCCAGCCCTTCCTCCTCCAGCCGCTCGGTGAGCCGCCCCTCCCGGCCGACGATCCGGCTGATCCGACGCAGGTCCAGGTGCTGCCGTTCCTGCACCGACACGATGTCGTTGAAGGCGTCGACCACCTCGCCGGCCGCGCCCGACCGGCGGGGCAGCCGTACCTTGAAGTCGCCCCGACCCACCCGACGCAGCGCCGCCGCCAACTCACCGAGGATCGCCTCGTGGTCGGCCGCGGACGAGTCCGCGCCGGCCGCCTGTCTCGCCGTCGTCATCGTTCCTCGCTCAGCTCGGGGACCTTCCGACTCGTGCCGGCCATCCCATCATTGTGCCTTCGCCCAGCTCCCACACCCCCACACCGCCCCGCGGGCGTGCGCGGAGAGGCACTTGTGTCGACGTCCGGCGCGGCGGAGGGGAACCCACGCCGGCGTCGACGGCGCGGCCGGCGCGCGGGCGGTCGGAACGGCGCGGCGGGGCGGGCACTTGGATGTGGGTGACGCGGAGGGGAGGATACGGGGGTGGCAGCGGAGGCAACGTCGACGACCGGCGGACCGGAGGAACACGTCCGGCGGGTACGGCTCCCCGCCGACCGCCGCACCCCGGCCACCGCCCGGGCGGTGGTCCGTTCCGTGCTGGCCGAGGCGCACCTGGAGGAGCTGCTCAACGAGGCTCTCCTGCTGACCACCGAGCTCTCCACGAACGCGGTCGAACACGCGCGTACCGACCTGGACGTCGAGGTCGTGGCGGACCGGCTCGGGCTGAGCGTGATGGTGTCCGACTACGCCGCCGGGCCGGTGGACGAGCTGACCGTCGGGGTACGCAACGACTCGGCCGACATCGCCGAGGTCGCCGAGCGGGGCCGGGGTCTGCTGCTGGTCGACCACTTCGCGAGCTGCTGGGGTACGACGTACCTGCCCTCCGGCAAGGGCGTGTGGTTCCGGCTGGACCGACCGGGCGTCGTGCCGGACCGACGGGACGCCCTGGCCGAGGGTCGCCGTCGCGCCCCCTGCGGGGCGGGCGTCGACGAGGACGGGCTCCCGGCGCAGACGACCGCGCCGAGCGCCGCCGCGATGAGCAGCCTGATGCAGACCCGCCCCGACCCGTACGCCGAGGACCCGCTGCCCGACTTCGCCGCCGACCTGCTCACCCGGGTCGCCGAGATGGTGGGGGCCACCGGCGGGCTGGTCCGGGTGGACCGGGGCGACGGTCAGGGCGGGCAGGTGCTGGCCCGGTACGGCCGCCAGCCGCGTACCGACTGTGAGCTGCTCCGGGTGCCGCTGACCGTGCACCGGCCGTACTCGGGTGAGCTGGAGTTGGACGCCGTGCCCTCGGCGTACGCGCGACCGCTCGCCACGCTGGCGGCCGAGCGGCTCTCCCTGCACCTGGAGAACGACCGGTTACGCCGGATGGACCTGCGCCGGCAGGCCTGGTTGACGTTCCTGGCGGAGGCGAGCGAGCTGCTCGCCCAGTCGTTGGACGTCGAGTTGACGATGGCGCTCGTGCCGCAGCTCGTGGTGCCCCGGCTCGGGCAGTGGTGCGCGGTGCACACCACCGACGAGTGGGGGCAGCTCAAGCTCGCGGCGGCCAGCCACGCCGACGAGGCGGTGCTGCCGCACCTGCACAAGGTGCTGCGGGAGACCGGCCCCGACTCGGTCCAGACCCGCCTGCGGGAGGCGTCGCGGCTCGGGTCGCAGGTGCCGTTGGGTGGCCCGATGGAGGGGTTCGCGGTGCCGCTGGTGGCCCGGGGGCAACGGCTCGGCACGCTGGCGGTGGGCCGGCACCAACGGCACCGGCACGACCCGGACGAGGTCGCCGTGCTGGAGGACGTGGCCCGGCGGGCCGCGCTGGCGATCGAGAACGCCCGGATCCACGCCGAGCGGCGGCGGGTGGCGCAGGCCCTGCAACAGTCGTTGCTGCCGCCGGTGCTCCCGGTGGTCGACGGCATCGGTTTCGCCGCCGAGTACGTACCGACCGGTGACGACGCGGAGGTCGGCGGGGACTTCTACGACGTGGTCCCGTTGCCGGACGGCCGTTGGCTGGTGGTGATCGGTGACGTCTCGGGCAAGGGGGTCCAGGCGGCGGCGGTGACCGGGCTGGTCCGGGACGTGATCCGGGTGCTGGTCGGGGACGGCAAACCTCTACCGGAGGCGCTGGCCCGGCTCAACGAGACGCTGGTGGAGCGCGGCGGTGGACGGTACTGCACCCTGGCGCTGGCGGCGGTCGGTCCGGGCGCGGGCCAGCAGCTCGACGTGTCGCTGCACCTCGCCGGGCACGACCGGCCGGTGCTGCTGCGGGGCGCGGGCGGGGCGGCCTTCACCGGTACGGGCGGCACCGCGCTGGGCCTGCTCGACTCGATCGCGTCGCCGACGTCGGAGGTCTCGCTGGACCCGGGCGACGCGCTGATCTTCTACACCGACGGGGTGACCGAGCGGCGGCGGGGACGGGAGCTCTTCGGCCCGGAGCGGCTGCGGGCCGCCGCGGCGCCGCTCGCCGGGTACTCGGCCGACGTGGTGGCCGCCCGCCTCCGGTCCACTACGATCAATTTCTCGCCGGAGGCGCCCCGGGACGACATCGCCGTGCTGGTGATCCGCAACGACATCGGTTGACCAGGCTCTGCGTCGAAGCCTCTGGCCGGCCTGCGGCGGCCTGGCCGCCCGCCGCCGGTGCCGGCCGGCGGGCCGGGTCAGAAGCCGCCCGGCAGCCGGCCGGGGGCGAGGCGCTGGTGCGGGTCGAGGTGCCGCTTGGCCGCGACCAGCCGCGGCAGGGCGGGCAGCTCACCCCAGAGGTCGACGCCCTGCCGGACCGCGGGCGGGGCGGCCAGCACGACACAACGCCCCTGCCGGGCCAGCAGCACGTGCCGGACGGCGGTGAGGATCGCGGCCACCTGGCCCACCGGGGTGCCGCCGGGCAGCACGGCGTGCGCCACCCCGAGACCGACCGAGCCGCGCACCGGCACGGGAGCGCCTGTCGCGTCGCGCAGCGCGTAGATCGCGGCGTGCAGGTCGGTGGCGGGCATGTCGACCCGCAGCGCGATGTCGTCGGGGCGGAACGGGTAGCGCCGCCACCACTGCGGGGGCGAGTCGGCGACGGTCGCCGACTCGCCGAGCACCCGGATCAGGTGGCCCGTCCGCTCGGCCACGTCGGCCGGCCCGCCCTCCAGCAGCACCACCAGGTCACCGGCGCTGGGCGGGGCGGGCCGACGGACCCGCCCGGAGCCGGCGGGGTGCGCCGCGCGGGCCGAGCCCGCCGGATGGGCCGCGCGGGCCGAACCGGCCGGATGGCCGGACCAGGCCGGACCGGACCGGGCGGCGTCGTCGGCGGCCCGGGGCGCCGGGGGCCGGCGGGCGGCGGGCAGGTCCACCTCGATGGCGGCCGGCTCCAGGCCGGCGGCGAGCACCGCCTGGACCAGGTCGTGCACCTCCAGGGGCGTCCAGACCGGACGGGTGACCCACACCCGGCTCGCCGGCAGGGGCTGGACCCGCAGGGTCGCCGAGACCAGCACCCCGAGGCCGCCCTGTGACCCGCAGAGCAGCCGGATCAGCTCCCGCCCGGACGCGCCGCCGGCGGCCTCGACCAGCTCGCCCTCGGCGGTGAGGTAGCGCAGGTCGACGAGCTGGTCGCACGGGCTGCCGTGGCGCAGTCGCAACGGGCCGGCCTCGTCGGCGGCCAGCACGCCGCCGACGGTAGCGCCGGGTGACGGCGCGTCCAGGGCGAGGCGTCGACCGACCCGGCCGAGCACGGCCTGGACGGCGCGCAGCGGGGTGCCCGCGCCGATCTCGACCACCGGCCCGCCGGAGCCCGGACGGGGACCGGCCGGCGTGCCGGGCAGGCCGGGCGGGGCGGGTCGGGGACCGGCGGGGCCGCCGGACGGGGCACGCGGGCCGGCCGGAGCAGCCGCCGGATCGGCCCGGCGGTGCCGCCCGCCGCCGGCCGCCCCGGGCCCGCCCGCCCCGGACGGGTGCCGGATGCCGGCGATCCGCCCGGTGTCGAGCACGATGTCGACCCGGTCGGGCGCGGCCCCCCAGTCGATCTTCGTGCCGGCGCCCCGGGGGACCACCGTCAGGTCGTGCGCGGCGGCCAGCCGCAGCACCTCGGCGGCGGCCGGGGCGTCGCCCGGCACCGCGACCCAGGTGGCCGCGCGGCCGGCGACCTCGTCGGCCGGGCCGGCGGGGCGGACGAACGGCGGACCGCAGATCTCGACGAGCCGACGGGTGACGTCGGCCGGACCGGACCGGTGGGTGATGCACGTGGATCCCGACATGGCGATCATCGTACATGTGTTCGAAAGACGGCGGGGGCGGAACCGCCGGAACCGTCGGCGCGTCACCCGTTCGGGTCACCGGCCGGTAACGTGACCGGGTGACCACCGAGACCCCCGTGCCCGTCGCCAGGCGTGTCCCCGTCGAACGCGTCCACCATGGCGACCCGGTCGTCGACGAGTACGCCTGGCTCGCCACCAAGGACGACCCGGAGACCGTCGCCTACCTGACCGCCGAGAACAGCTACACCGAGGCGCGTACCGCGCACCTGGCCGAGCTGCGCGCCACCCTCTTCGAGGAGACCCGGCGCCGCGTCCAGGAGACCGACCTGTCCGTCCCCGCCCGCAAGGGCGACCACTGGTACTACAGCCGCACCGTCGAGGGGCAGCAGTACGCCGTCCAGTGCCGTCGACGGGTCCGCGACGGCGAGACCGACCCGCCGGTCAGCGTGGACGGCGCGCCGCTGGAGGGCGAGGAGGTGCTGCTCGACGGCAACCTGCTCGCCGAGGGCCACGACTTCCTGTCGCTGGGCGCGTACGACGTGAGCCCGGACGGCCGCTGGCTGGCGTACTCGACCGACTTCGCGGGTGACGAGCGGTACACGCTGCGGGTGAAGGACCTGACCACCGGCGAGGTGCTGGCCGACGAGGTGCCGGACACCTTCTACGGCACCGCCTGGTCGGCGGACGCGTCGGTGCTGTTCTACGTGACCGTGGACGAGACGTGGCGGCCGAACCGGGTGTGGCGGCACACCATCGGCACGCCGGCCGGCGACGACGTGATCGTGTACGAGGAGGCCGACGAGCGGTTCTGGGTGGGCGTCGAGCTGACCCGCTCGGAGCGGTTCATCCTGATCGAGGCGCACAGCAAGATCACCAGCGAGGTGCGGGTCGTCCCGGCCGGCAACCCGACCGGCGAGCCGGCCGTGATCGCCCCCCGCCGGCAGGGCGTCGAGTACTCCGTCGAGCACCACGGGCACCGCTTCCTGATCCTGCACAACGACGGCGCGGAGGACTTCGCCCTGGCGTACACCTCGGCGGACGCGCCGGGCGACTGGGTGCCGATGATCGAGCACTCGCCCGGCACCCGGCTGGAGTCCGTCGACGCCTTCGCCGACCACCTGGTCGTCTCGCTGCGCAGCAACGGCCTGACCGGCCTGCGGGTGCTGCCGGCCGGCAGCACCGACTCGTACGACATCGACTTCCCCGAGCCGCTCTACAGCGTGGGTCTCGACGCGAACCCGGAGTACCGCACGGGTCGGATCCGGTTCCACTACGCGTCGCTGATCAGCCCGGAGTCGGTCTACGACTTCGACCTGGTCACCCGGGAGATGATCCTGCGCCGCCGCAAGCCGGTGCGCCCCGGCCCGGACGGCCGGGAGTTCGACCCGACCGAGTACGAGCAGCGCCGCGAGTGGGCGCTCGCCGACGACGGCACCCGCATCCCGATCTCGCTGGTCTACCGGGCCGGCACCCCCACCGACGGTTCCGCCGGCTGCGTCCTCTACGGGTACGGCTCGTACGAGGCGAGCATCGACCCGTGGTTCTCCATCCCCCGGCTCAGCCTGCTCGACCGGGGCGTGGTGTTCGCCGTCGCGCACATCCGGGGCGGCGGTGAGCTGGGTCGACGCTGGTACGAACACGGCAAGCTGCTGGCCAAGAAGAACACCTTCACCGACTTCGTCGCCTGCGCGCGGCACCTGGTCAAGGCGGGCTGGACGACGTCCGACCGGCTGATCGCCCGGGGCGCCTCGGCCGGCGGTCTGCTGATGGGCGCGGCGGCGAACCTCGCCCCGGACGCGTTCGCCGGCATCGTCGCGCAGGTGCCGTTCGTGGACGCGTTGAACACCATCCTCGACCCGTCGCTGCCGCTGACCGTGACCGAGTGGGAGGAGTGGGGCAACCCGCTGGCCGACCCGGAGGTGTACGCGTACATGAAGTCGTACACCCCGTACGAAAACGTCAGGGCCGTCGACTACCCGGCGATCCTCGCGGTGACCAGCTTCAACGACACCCGGGTCCTGTACCACGAGCCGGCGAAGTGGGTCGCGAGGCTGCGCGCGGTCGCCCCGCAGGGCGACTACCTGCTCAGGACCGAGATGGAGGCGGGACACAGCGGCCCGAGCGGTCGCTACGACTCCTGGAAGGAGGAGGCGTTCCTCAACGCCTGGATCCTGGACCGGCTCGGGCGGGCCTGAGCGCCGTCACCGCTGGCCTCTCCTGGCCACCGCGTCAGGAGGGGCCGGCGTGCCACAGCGCCGGCCGTCAGCAGGGGCCGGCGTGCCGCAGCGCCGGCCGTCAGCAGGGCCCGGCGTCCGGCAGCGCCGCCGCCAACACGTCCGGGTCGACGTTGCCGCCGCTGACCACGGCGACCGTACGGCCGGCGGTCGGCAGCCCGGCCCGGTGGAACAGGTGGGCGGCGAGCGCCACCGCGCCACTCGGCTCGGCCACCAGCCGGGCGTCCCGCAGCAGGACGCCCATCGCGGCCCGGATCTCCTCCTCGGTGACCGTGACGATGCCGTCCAGGTGGGCCCGCAGGTGGGCGAGGGTCAGCGCGGACAGCGGCAGACGCAGCCCGTCCGCGCTGGTCCGGTAGGTGCGTTCGACGCCCCAGACCACCACCTCACCGGTGGCCAGCGACTCCCGGGCCTCGGCGGCCAGCGCCGGCTCCACGCCGAGCACCGTGGCGGCGGGGCGCAGCGCCTTCACCGCCGTGGCGACCCCCGAGGCGAGCCCGCCCCCGCCGACCGGCACCAGCACCAGGTCGACGTCGGGCAGGTCCTCGACGATCTCCAGCCCGACGGTGCCCTGACCGGCGATGATCCACCGGTGGTCGTACGGCGGCACCAGCGCCGCGCCGGTCTCGGCGGCGACGCGTTCCGCCTCGGCGGCCCGACGCGGCCGGGGCACCAGCACCACCTCGGCGCCCAGCGCCCGGATCTGGTCGACCTTGACCCGGGGCGCGCCCTCGGGCACCACCACCGTGCAGGGGACGCCCGCCGCGCGGGCCGCGTACGCGAGGGCCTGGCCGTGGTTGCCGGAGGAGTGGGTGACCACGCCGCGGGCCCGTTGCGCCGCCCCCAGCCGGGCCACCGCGTGCGTCGCGCCGCGCAGCTTGAACGAGCCGACCGGTTGCAGGCTCTCCGGTTTCAGCCACAACCGGTCGTCCCAGCGGGTCGGCAGCAGCGGGGTACGCAGCACGGTGGCCGCGACGTCCCGGGCGGCGGCACGGACGTCGGCGAGCGAGACCAGATCCATCGCTCCATCCTCCTCCCCCGGCCCGCCCACCCCCACCGACCCGGCACGGGCGGGCGTGAGCGGGCGCGAGCGGGCCGGCGCGGGCGACCTGCGTCAGGCGGGAGTGCGGCCGGTCAGGGCCAGCAGCCGCGGCCACGGCTCGGCGTCCGGGTCGACAGGCGTCTCCGCGTCGAACACGCCGGCCTCGCGGGCCTTCGGCGCGAGCGCCGTGGTCAGGTCGAGCAGGGCGGCCACCACGACCGGATCCGGCTCGTACGGCTGCCCGGTCGCCTCGGCCAGGTCCCAGCCGTGCACGGTCACGTCGAGCAGCAGCATGCCACCGACGACCTCCTGCGGCATGCCCATCGCCGGCGAGACGCCCTCCAGCGCGGACGGCGCCGACCAGGCCCGGATCACCCGGTCCACCTCCGTCGCGAAGCGGTCCCGCCAGCCGTCGGCGAGGAAGTCGGGCTTCTCCGCCCATTCGGCGGCCTGCTTCGCGGCCAGCGCCTGGAAGTTGATCACCACCTCGAAGAAGTGGTTCAGCAGATCGCGGACGGTGTACTCGGCGCAGGGGGTGGGCAGGTCGAGCTGGTCGTCGGTGACGCCCCGGACGACGGCCACGGCCCGGGGCGCGGCGGCGGTCAGCAACTCGCTGGTCTTGGTGGTCATGCGGGAAGCCTAGGAGACCGGACGCAGTGGACGGTACCGCCAGGCGGCGGTGATCCGGGCGGGTCTCCCCCGCGACTCAGTGCCGGCGGAGGGCGACGACGGCCACGTCGTCGTGGATCTCCGGGGGCGCCAGCTCGCGCAGCAGCCGCTCGCAGAAGGCGTCC
The sequence above is a segment of the Micromonospora sp. WMMD882 genome. Coding sequences within it:
- a CDS encoding FAD-binding oxidoreductase; translated protein: MSGSTCITHRSGPADVTRRLVEICGPPFVRPAGPADEVAGRAATWVAVPGDAPAAAEVLRLAAAHDLTVVPRGAGTKIDWGAAPDRVDIVLDTGRIAGIRHPSGAGGPGAAGGGRHRRADPAAAPAGPRAPSGGPAGPRPAPPGLPGTPAGPRPGSGGPVVEIGAGTPLRAVQAVLGRVGRRLALDAPSPGATVGGVLAADEAGPLRLRHGSPCDQLVDLRYLTAEGELVEAAGGASGRELIRLLCGSQGGLGVLVSATLRVQPLPASRVWVTRPVWTPLEVHDLVQAVLAAGLEPAAIEVDLPAARRPPAPRAADDAARSGPAWSGHPAGSARAAHPAGSARAAHPAGSGRVRRPAPPSAGDLVVLLEGGPADVAERTGHLIRVLGESATVADSPPQWWRRYPFRPDDIALRVDMPATDLHAAIYALRDATGAPVPVRGSVGLGVAHAVLPGGTPVGQVAAILTAVRHVLLARQGRCVVLAAPPAVRQGVDLWGELPALPRLVAAKRHLDPHQRLAPGRLPGGF
- a CDS encoding S9 family peptidase — protein: MTTETPVPVARRVPVERVHHGDPVVDEYAWLATKDDPETVAYLTAENSYTEARTAHLAELRATLFEETRRRVQETDLSVPARKGDHWYYSRTVEGQQYAVQCRRRVRDGETDPPVSVDGAPLEGEEVLLDGNLLAEGHDFLSLGAYDVSPDGRWLAYSTDFAGDERYTLRVKDLTTGEVLADEVPDTFYGTAWSADASVLFYVTVDETWRPNRVWRHTIGTPAGDDVIVYEEADERFWVGVELTRSERFILIEAHSKITSEVRVVPAGNPTGEPAVIAPRRQGVEYSVEHHGHRFLILHNDGAEDFALAYTSADAPGDWVPMIEHSPGTRLESVDAFADHLVVSLRSNGLTGLRVLPAGSTDSYDIDFPEPLYSVGLDANPEYRTGRIRFHYASLISPESVYDFDLVTREMILRRRKPVRPGPDGREFDPTEYEQRREWALADDGTRIPISLVYRAGTPTDGSAGCVLYGYGSYEASIDPWFSIPRLSLLDRGVVFAVAHIRGGGELGRRWYEHGKLLAKKNTFTDFVACARHLVKAGWTTSDRLIARGASAGGLLMGAAANLAPDAFAGIVAQVPFVDALNTILDPSLPLTVTEWEEWGNPLADPEVYAYMKSYTPYENVRAVDYPAILAVTSFNDTRVLYHEPAKWVARLRAVAPQGDYLLRTEMEAGHSGPSGRYDSWKEEAFLNAWILDRLGRA
- a CDS encoding SpoIIE family protein phosphatase; this translates as MAAEATSTTGGPEEHVRRVRLPADRRTPATARAVVRSVLAEAHLEELLNEALLLTTELSTNAVEHARTDLDVEVVADRLGLSVMVSDYAAGPVDELTVGVRNDSADIAEVAERGRGLLLVDHFASCWGTTYLPSGKGVWFRLDRPGVVPDRRDALAEGRRRAPCGAGVDEDGLPAQTTAPSAAAMSSLMQTRPDPYAEDPLPDFAADLLTRVAEMVGATGGLVRVDRGDGQGGQVLARYGRQPRTDCELLRVPLTVHRPYSGELELDAVPSAYARPLATLAAERLSLHLENDRLRRMDLRRQAWLTFLAEASELLAQSLDVELTMALVPQLVVPRLGQWCAVHTTDEWGQLKLAAASHADEAVLPHLHKVLRETGPDSVQTRLREASRLGSQVPLGGPMEGFAVPLVARGQRLGTLAVGRHQRHRHDPDEVAVLEDVARRAALAIENARIHAERRRVAQALQQSLLPPVLPVVDGIGFAAEYVPTGDDAEVGGDFYDVVPLPDGRWLVVIGDVSGKGVQAAAVTGLVRDVIRVLVGDGKPLPEALARLNETLVERGGGRYCTLALAAVGPGAGQQLDVSLHLAGHDRPVLLRGAGGAAFTGTGGTALGLLDSIASPTSEVSLDPGDALIFYTDGVTERRRGRELFGPERLRAAAAPLAGYSADVVAARLRSTTINFSPEAPRDDIAVLVIRNDIG
- a CDS encoding TIGR03086 family metal-binding protein — encoded protein: MTTKTSELLTAAAPRAVAVVRGVTDDQLDLPTPCAEYTVRDLLNHFFEVVINFQALAAKQAAEWAEKPDFLADGWRDRFATEVDRVIRAWSAPSALEGVSPAMGMPQEVVGGMLLLDVTVHGWDLAEATGQPYEPDPVVVAALLDLTTALAPKAREAGVFDAETPVDPDAEPWPRLLALTGRTPA
- a CDS encoding HAMP domain-containing protein; this translates as MTTARQAAGADSSAADHEAILGELAAALRRVGRGDFKVRLPRRSGAAGEVVDAFNDIVSVQERQHLDLRRISRIVGREGRLTERLEEEGLEGSWAEGQRAVNSLIDDLGRPTTEIARVIVAVADGDLSQHMALEMDGRPLRGEFLRIGKTVNTMVDQLSSFSSEVTRVAREVGTEGKLGAQADVRGVAGTWKDLTDSVNTMASNLTHQVRSISQVATAVARGDLSQKITVSAKGEVAALADTVNTLTDTLRLFAEQVTRVAREVGTEGKLGGQAEVPNVAGTWKDLTDSVNSMASNLTAQVRNIAQVSTAVARGDLSQKITVAAQGEILELKDTVNTMVDQLSSFADEVTRVAREVGTEGKLGGQAQVRGVSGTWRDLTENVNQLAGNLTSQVRNISQVSTAVAKGDLSQKITVDARGEILELKDTVNTMVDQLSSFADEVTRVAREVGTEGKLGGQAQVKGVSGTWRDLTDNVNSMGSNLTSQVRNIASVTTAVAKGDLSQKITVDARGEILELKNTVNTMVDQLSSFADEVTRVAREVGTEGKLGGQAQVRGVAGTWRDLTDNVNSMASNLTSQVRNIAQVSTAVAKGDLSQKITVDAQGEILELKSTVNTMVDQLSSFADEVTRVAREVGTEGKLGGQAQVKGVSGTWRDLTDNVNSMASNLTSQVRNIASVTTAVAKGDLSQKITVDAQGEILELKSTVNTMVDQLSSFADEVTRVAREVGIEGKLGGQAQVKGVSGTWRDLTENVNQLASTLTTQLRAISQVSTSVTRGDLTQRIAVKAQGEVAELKDNINQMIVTLRETTKKNAEQGWLDSNLARIGGLLQGQRDLGEVCRMIMLEVTPLVDAQLGAFFLADNSDGVVRLRLTASYGYVARGHDVTFGPGEGLVGQAALSRRTIRVSAVPDGTITLRSGLAETNPNDLVILPVLFEGELLGVIEFASVAAFSELHLAFLKRLVSTIGIAVNTIQANRRTEELLSQSQRLAHELQEQSAELQRTNAELEDKAQLLSEQKGNIETKNREIELARLGLEEKAQQLTRASAYKSEFLANMSHELRTPLNSLLLLARLLAENSEQNLTPKQIEFARTIHSAGSDLLSLIDDILDLSKIEAGRMDVQPVEVRFSDIRGYVEQAFAPQAEEKGLGFQVEIADDLPPALVTDAQRLQQILRNLLSNAVKFTDNGAVTLRIAPAADSVVFDVPALVNARQVIAFTVIDTGIGVPDDKLSLIFEAFQQADGTTSRRYGGTGLGLSISRDLARLLGGTITVASAPGQGSTFTLFVPDVLAPDAVVAPLPPSPARAGLPSSLLMPPPELPQPPQTPTTRRLDGATVLIVDDDVRNVFALTSALELHGMTVLYSDNGVDGTRQLAEHPEVDIVLMDAMMPDQDGYETTRQIRRNHRFTDLPIVFLTAKAMPGDRESALAAGGSDYITKPVDLDKLIELMASWISGGRQEENR
- a CDS encoding threonine/serine dehydratase; translated protein: MDLVSLADVRAAARDVAATVLRTPLLPTRWDDRLWLKPESLQPVGSFKLRGATHAVARLGAAQRARGVVTHSSGNHGQALAYAARAAGVPCTVVVPEGAPRVKVDQIRALGAEVVLVPRPRRAAEAERVAAETGAALVPPYDHRWIIAGQGTVGLEIVEDLPDVDLVLVPVGGGGLASGVATAVKALRPAATVLGVEPALAAEARESLATGEVVVWGVERTYRTSADGLRLPLSALTLAHLRAHLDGIVTVTEEEIRAAMGVLLRDARLVAEPSGAVALAAHLFHRAGLPTAGRTVAVVSGGNVDPDVLAAALPDAGPC